The following coding sequences lie in one Cloeon dipterum chromosome 1, ieCloDipt1.1, whole genome shotgun sequence genomic window:
- the LOC135948291 gene encoding uncharacterized protein LOC135948291, translating into MQCCVLGSSNLSKRKKSSDHYVGMGNNVASWMGRGAGLSSEESENEMPPLFPAATSNPDHYKGSDSAMTYHRNEMHEHPAARSDTDSTMASSPKNENTLVQRNAPGLQREEMWASFAYFLSLFKNAYEWYQQKAGYLANSLLAFVGLSIVAIIYTYQLDESFCFAIRALHAIFTFCLPVMSSWNCFVKHLRTIVPATGKHDGESETLTIRNGLVSAVAENECENLEDVRTDENNWPEQVQVESEASSGNQRQTEPPVNEIMPPTLTFSENKVIHEHLGAIPDSRSPTIEAEDACSSKPPTYWSPTSETSSRCSKQDDNASAEPLLPFVATDKKVATEHHGATPQLNPTELSQMNGCHPNDSVNATLEKLPLSLPSADLQNLGSWAIPTIAISILVMNFASVIYFICYSRDVIIILNLVNDILGVYPWIKRKLADKLASLRNLVSNHCEWLADRILWAELKLLASGDEPSFHVSQHLVFSDVLLSLLCVVFSSQNPVPFVINILNFFYKLAMLVYRIFPHEEYKKATTEYCRQNYWLPLKSSIMVIWENLLEMWSRIHWADIKSRITSPFRKFWEYVHVPTDRERNFLSPV; encoded by the exons ATGCAATGCTGCGTTTTGGGTAGCTCCAATTTATCAAAACGAAAGAAGTCGTCGGATCATTATGTAGGCATGGGCAACAATGTAGCATCCTGGATGGGCAGGGGTGCAGGCCTCAGCAGCGAAGAGTCAGAAAATGAGATGCCGCCTCTTTTCCCAGCTGCAACATCAAATCCGGACCACTACAAGG GGTCGGATTCAGCAATGACATATCATAGAAACGAGATGCATGAGCACCCAGCAGCTAGGTCGGACACGGACAGCACCATGGCGTCATCacctaaaaatgaaaatacgcTCGTGCAGCGAAACGCACCAGGATTGCAACGGGAAGAGATGTGGGCTTCGTTTGCGTATTTCTTGTCCCTTTTCAAGAATGCGTATGAGTGGtaccaacaaaaagcaggataTTTGGCCAATTCGCTGTTGGCCTTCGTGGGACTTTCAATCGTGGCGATAATTTACACCTACCAGCTGGACGAGTCGTTCTGCTTCGCCATCCGTGCTCTTCACGCAATCTTCACTTTCTGTTTGCCCGTCATGTCCAGTTGGAA TTGTTTCGTGAAACATCTCAGAACAATAGTACCGGCCACTGGAAAGCATGATGGGGAAAGTGAAACCTTAACAATCAGAAATGGCTT GGTTTCAGCAGTTGCAGAGAATGAGTGCGAAAATTTGGAAGATGTTCGGACCGATGAAAACAACTGGCCTGAACAGGTTCAAGTGGAAAGTGAAGCAAGCAGCGGAAATCAACGTCAGACTGAACCTCCCGTCAATGAAATAATGCCTCCCACGTTGACTTTTTCAGA GAACAAAGTGATCCATGAACACCTCGGAGCCATTCCAGATTCAAGATCCCCGACCATTGAGGCCGAAGACGCTTGTTCCTCGAAACCACCAACCTACTGGAGCCCAACATCAGAAACATCTTCACGCTGCTCAAAACAAGATGACAATGCCTCCGCTGAACCTTTACTCCCTTTTGTGGCAACTGA CAAAAAAGTGGCCACCGAACACCACGGAGCTACGCCGCAGCTTAACCCTACCGAATTGAGCCAGATGAATGGCTGCCATCCCAATGACTCAGTCAATGCAACACTGGAAAAACTACCACTTAGCTTGCCATCTGCTGACCTGCAAAATTTGGGATCGTGGGCTATTCCCACAATTGCAATTTCAATCCTCGTGATGAATTTTGCGTCCGTAATATATTTCATCTGCTATAGTCGGGATGTTATTATCATTTTGAACTTAGTGAATGATATTCTGGGTGTGTATCCCTGGATCAAACGCAAGTTAGCTGACAAACTTGCCTCTCTTAGAAATTTGGTGTCGAACCATTGTGAATGGTTAGCAGATCGAATTCTCTGGGCCGAATTGAAACTGTTGGCTTCTGGAGATGAACCGTCTTTCCATGTCTCCCAGCATCTAGTTTTTTCTGACGTGCTCCTTTCTCTTTTGTGCGTTGTTTTCTCGAGTCAAAATCCTGTTCCATTTGTTATCaatattctcaattttttctacaaattggCAATGCTGGTGTACCGCATTTTTCCTCATGAAGAATACAAAAAAGCCACAACTGAGTATTGTAGACAGAATTATTGGCTGCCCTTAAAGAGTTCAATTATGGTAATTTGGGAAAATCTGCTGGAGATGTGGAGCCGGATTCATTGGGCTGATATAAAGAGCAGGATCACTTCTCCCTTCAGGAAATTTTGGGAATATGTGCATGTTCCAACTGATAGAGAGCGAAATTTTCTCTCACCAGTGTAA